In the genome of Lactuca sativa cultivar Salinas chromosome 3, Lsat_Salinas_v11, whole genome shotgun sequence, the window TGACAATGTTACTTTGTGGTATAAGTGGATGTATCTACACTATCTACTTTGCTGGTAATTTCAAGATTTTTGATTTGTTATTACAGTTTGAAGTATGGATATGTTGACCTATGAAATGAAATATATAGGCTAGCATATTAGGGATCACAACAGTTGTATCTACAGACTCGATTAGACACATGATGAGGAGCTTTGTTGATGAAAAGCAATTGACTTAATTAGACCTAAACAAATGTCTGTTGAAGGATTTAAAGCACAAAGTGAGATGGTCGTTGGTAGTCTTCATAGACTCATCACAACATGAGAAGAAAGGAAAGAACCAATGGTTGTTGAGGTTGTTCACTTGAGCCTTAACTTTGTggtatgataaaaaaaattgaatcctTTTCCACTTTGGACATCTAACTTATGTTATTGATGCCAAGTTTTTATGAAAATGCAGATGGGGTTAATGAAGAAACATCCATTGATCATACCATTCATGATATTCATTACAAATGAAGACAACGAATTTTTGATATGTTTACATGTAAGGTTTAATTGCTAATATcatataatacttatatataaCAACAAATTGGTGAATATAAAAATTTCGAAGAAAGATATATTAACTCTTAGGGTTTACTGTTGATGGATGATGTGATAACTCAGACTCAAACAGCAAGGACAGCCTTGGGGTCTCAAAGGGCCATGTTTGGTGACGTTCACATATTTTGGGGACTAATCGGTATTTTTCTTTTGCTTTTTTTTCATTAAAGAGAGATTCATAATAgacaaaaaaaaagtttgtttaAATCGTTAAAGGGTCAATTAGAATCAACACAATCACCTGTTAATGTTTGTATATAATGGTCTTGCAGCTGGAATGGCATTGTAAGTCCTTCGAACTCTCAGCAAAGAGTATTATTTCTGGAGTACTCAATAATGATAAATGTTATATTCACATCTTAATATTATGCATTAagaataatgtaacaacccgaaattttccatccagtacagtcaaacacttcaataaaagtcaaactcaatgctattatcttttagcacaattagggGTTTATTTGCacgttctgagccttgtacacttaaggaataagtgtcggggtttatctgctAAATCGATAGCTCAAAGATCAAATCTGGAACACCTTGACCAGGAGTTCATGGCCAccacataggagtttacggtcgtaaactccatgtgggccgtaaactcctcctatAAGGTCAAGTTCTGGCCACTTTGTTCATTCCTTTCCTCCTCTCGGCCCAAATGCTCTCAAGAAacatcccgatcttcgtccccgatcttcaaaactcgtaagcctattgtcttaactagttgttatcttgcataaactagtaatcttacatgatttcatctgtgaaatcattctattttgtagatcttcaagttccaCCAAGAATACACActcgtgttcttggccaaaaccgaccattcaagctcctagatcgtaagtactcttgatccaactcattgtacactaggtttatcaTGTTTAAGACTTAGAAAGCATAAGAAATCATAGGATTCAAGgaatttacggccaaggcatgttcttgggccgtaaaccccttttgaggctgcaaatgacaccctaacaccttagtaagccttggttagtgacatagaaccttacaccattgacCTAAGGACCACAAttcacgaaatggtactccttactatgagtttacggccgtaaactcatgggggagtggtcccagggccgtgaacaccatacaaggtcattttaggaccttaaacccacccaaacacatgtttaaagctttggagcacttaaacacttaagcccttagagttttaagccccttttggtgaccaattgagagtttacggccaggagtaaactcccctgggccgtaaactccaacaaacatggtcattggaccataaactcccgtatgaggctttgcactcctttgttgcaacttGATAGCCTCCTAgaacttgaccaaagtgttttcctcgcaataggatgtttatacatgtttaattagtattataatcaccaagtttttatatacatatgtcttcatatgtaattaggatcattgtgtgagtgtctaagtcttcacttgacgcCAAGCACgtgtccgacacttccttccgatccgctcactacagatgagttcataccccttgaattaaccttttaaatgtttctaaatgattttaaatgctttatggggggaatataggttgaatcatgcaagttattatatcaatcacatgtgattaataacaaacatgcaaatggatttactatacgttaattgttttaccaaacatatttcttcaaatgtttatcttaaacgtttttatgtgtttaaaactctttattaaactgtttattatacactgtatgtttcatttcaaactcttttacaattgtgtttcaaacaaaggtttctttatacttaaactgttttatcaaacaaatactttcaaaccgttttataaactgacatcaagtcgatgtTTTCTTAGATAtaaatctttttcaaaggttttacaaaacttcttttatgcttttatattatcaaatgcatgcccatatatgtatagttatataagtaatgcttgaaggacttaggaaggctagctcgccttatttccttttcctcgttgggctgtggctttagggtattggttatccgtccgaaggtctttcaactattagttatatatcatgtatacatatatagacataaaagtaccttcagccagttcagtacctttgggtagcaaaggtataccttgGTTATACTTGTACGTTaatagtaactattataggtatagttaggagatactacttaccattccaagtacaaggaatacaccagagtcagttcatacatgagtctatactaaatgctctAGGAAGAGATATGTTTACTTGGATACACTttcatggatacacttacatggatacacttacttggatacacttacatggatacctttacatagataccttgttaaaagcatgcatgtatatgtacaattatataagtaatgtttaaaggacttaggaaggctaacccgctttatttccttttcctcgttgggatgtggtctggtaggatatcaggtatccatccgaaggtcgttcaaatattagttatatatcatgtgtacatatacggaCATAATAGTTCTGATCAGTcgattcagtacctttgggtagcaaaggtttacgttcatatatccctagtaagctattataggtatagtttgggcttatatatgatttggtaataaatatggatttcgACCTAACGTTTTGTTGcggaagtcacctttagttccaaatgtagaatagggactaccaatcatattattacttacttacagcaggtctcgtgagaagactacttacttgctaagacgggactaaccattctggcaccgatgtctacggttgataccattataggtatactttaagggactaactattcctacacccagctgttagctacagaggtaaatgtacatctacggatgtcttcagttaacactgttagttatcctagtacaaaaggataatacttaagttattcatattattattacctttatcttgtgagtCATTCACATAACCTATGaagtgaattatatttgagtatcctagtacctaAGGATACAATgtcttatattaataataatagtagtacagtcgggtcttggtagaagactacttccaaaacagtcgggtcttggtagaagactactttcaaaacagtcggttcttcgtagaagactacttccaaaacagtcgggtcttggtagaagactactttcaaaacagttaggtcttggtagatgatttcatctatactaataggaatcatagggatttctagggtttttttcaAACGCTTTCatttacttacaaacatttccacacttatacgaactttctttcaaaacaatgtcaagtgtttcattacaagttttacaaatcaaagacacattaatacttaagaattcaccagctttttggctgatactcgctttcaaaataacttgtattctcaggtcacaaattgacaggtacgacgaccaggttttgcgaagacggagtagtccagactcgtcttatattctgattattcattttattgctttataatatgaaagaacacacttgtaattaaaattatactattaatgcaatggatgatgttgttgcttgtttactactttacattgatgtgatacattacatgacatactccgccccagaatgtttccgcctttctcggttttggggtgtgacaaataacaCAGCTTAAGatcaaaactttaaatcagaACTATTTTTTATTCTGTTAATTTTTACCTTGATTTTTCTTTCTtaatttgttatgtttttgttccatttcAAGATTAACATAATATTTATCCCTGAAGAGTGAGGTATGTTGTTCATTTCCATGTTGGCCCCTTCCTgtacttataatattatttataaacgATAGATAAAAATGTTTTAGGGTAAAACCAAGAAAACTATTCACAAACTTATTGGTTTTCTTGTGAATATAGCTTAGAAATTTTAGGATAAATAGTAACAAGGTTTCACAACCAACCAAGGAACAAAATGCACAAATCTGGTGTTTCTTTTGCAGTTTTGTTGTATTTATCACTAGAGAGGATGTTGTTTCCATATATACACCTATTTAAAGTTAAAATAATATCGATGGGTGCAGGTCATATCAGCCAAAGTAATCTGTAACATATGTTAAACAGAATTTCAGGTTGAACTGCGTTTCTCTTGGACttggtgaatgaggcctactaacggtaaaatgactttttcttatacatatataattattattaaacttataatattataaagtataagggctgaattttaacttttaaaattctaggggttggaactaaagtttttaaagtgactttacatgttccaaaacttgagggcaagttttgtaactttcaaaacttttcatctttcataacttatgagttaatggtttattaaaatgagatacttttcattttatgtaacctatgtgtttattTAATGGAATTTAaaagaatgacttttggtaatccataacttgaggaaaaattatggattccattaaaacacataatgatcaagaattaaactaacaagcaagttacaaataattcctatgatcttctaaactcataagttcatgaacatgcatatcaacaatttcaagaatcataaattaaccatataaaacttgaaattttaatAATAGTTATTGAAAAATGATTAGCaaaaccattacaccatctaaaatattttttataacaccaaaacagtttaggtaatgtttctagtccattttcagctgcaaaactcgaaaatatgcattctggggctcctactcgtcgagtgcacaaacctactcgacgagtaggatgaatttactcatggactcatcgagttcatgctgCAGAATGCATAAAACttgagttttttcaacaatttgcatcaagtatcaaataaacaagcctaggctctgataccactatagggttttgagcattctaacacccctatggtgtacatgcaaccctataaaccttggatctatgttttactatgatacatgcaaatttgtttttccaagcttcttaacctaactagcatggcatggggagcTTTGAAACATAATAAGCtagtagagttacatacctttagTAGTGGTTGATTTCTTGgtgtttgagagcctagcaccaataatgtggatgcctcaaatggaagtcacaaatcaccacaaaccttggaaacttgagagaatagtagaactcttcttgaaatcggcccactTAGTTCTCACACTAaaactagtgtcatttcaagtACCAAGGACTCCTTtgtatagtgtggtggattagggttacatccatgtaaaccctaatacccatgacctttcatttccatgagatccatgggttaaggctctatggacttaccatgcaaccctagcccattctaaataagcattagcccaaactatataaatataagagtccatatttaattactcacacttttgatcactaaactaattttagatcaatactaattaaataatatgatttcttgttaatatattagaacttataatatattaataaatcataacttatactatcctCTAAAGTTTATCCATATAAATTTTTCGggtgaagtgtaacccaaatggaccatgccatatcgggtcaagtacatctcaaatatagttatggacatagacaccttatccaacaaaacaatccatccttctttttcacaaatagaactggtgctccccaaggcgagaagttAGGTCGGATGAACCCCTTGCTCAGCAGTTCATTTAGTTGGCTGGATAGTTCTTGTATCTTGGCTGGCGTTAGGCGGTAAGGcgctttggctacgggggtagctccgggaattaggtcgattcggaattcgacttgtcatGTGGGTGGAACTCCGGGAAGGTCTTTTGGGAATACGTTAGAGAAATTATAGACCTCCGGGATGTCCTTGACGTTCTTCacctcttgtttcttatccattatgtgggctaagaaggcatggtattACTTGCGGAGATATTTTTGGGCTTTGGCGCAAGAGATCATTTTGTAGGTTTGCTCTACGTTTGTCGCTGTAGACGACGATGGTTTCGCCACTCGGCTGAttaaggcgaacgaccctttcgtaacatagaatgtcagCACGATTtgagcttaaccaatccatgacaATGATGATGTTAAAGCTTTTTATTGAAACCGACAATAGATCGATTTTGAATGAGTGAttatctagagtgagggtacaccctgagtatatgtcgttagtgctttctgtttttccatttgccatttctacgacgtATGTATCTTTTAGTTATTGGGGATTTTGTTTTAACAATTGTTTGAATTTGTGGCTAACGAAAcacctctccgctccactatcgaataatatgcatgcatatgagttattgaggagaacGTATTGGTAACCATCGTGGGATCTTCCCTTGCTTCCCCCTGCCCTAAGGCCAAGATCCTTCCGACACCGCCGGTGCTTGCGTTTTTAGCTTTTGGGCAGTTCTCTTGTAGTGCCCTGTTTCCCCGCAGCTGTAACAGGCTCGGCTTGCTTCGGCGTTAGCGACTGGGTTGGGTTTTTGGGCAGACGCCCTGCAGAAACGGGCGATATGCCTTTTTTTAGcttttgggcagtccctcttataagAACATTCTCTCGAACGCCCTTGGCTATCTCCTTGAGTGGAATTATTATTACTTCTCCCTGTCCTTCTGGCACCGTTAGTGCTGATTTGGGACATAGCAGTTGCCACTGCGGCCGTAACCGTAACCTGGAAAATAGCAGGATCATACTAGGGAGGCGGCGGTGGTGGATTTGTTTATGTTCTGCCAACGCGTCTAGGAGACCTACGGGGTGGCATCTTTCTGCAATAGAATTTTAAAGACAAAATGAATGTAAGTCTTTTAGTAATGGTTATAAGTCAGGTGTCGTAGAACTAGGTTATTAGTTTTTCAAGTATAGTATTTCCCGACTTTCTAATGTTTGCAAACAATTCATAATAGGAGTCTATataaataaacttatgaatttagtAGTAATGACTCAAATGTAATTTTGTAATCTTTGTTCCACGCCTGATCCACTCCTAAGACCACCCGTTGTATACTAGTTGTGTGTAACTAAGGTTCAATAGACCGTCGAACTTAATGagtctgccctaagcccacaaccaaacaaggaacaggacccAAGGCGGACTCATCATTTCTAAGTCGATCACCTCTTTATTACATATAACTTCGAGGTAtatattaaataatctcagagttacCATAAGCAAACCGTTTGTAATGCTATGTTATGAATTTGGAGGTAAACtcccaatgaaataaaatgcatgccAATTTTCATTGATACTATTTAGTACATGTtcttaggaaaatttgaccttataAAAGGTCTACATTATATCAATACAACGGAAACTTTTGGCAGCACATATATCCTTCGACTAGTGTAGTCACTTAGACGCAGGGTCAAACCTATTTGCGGGAAAGAGTAGCCCCAACACATACTCGTAAACCTAGTTTATAACAAAATGTAAAATGTGAGTAGTGCAAGCACTACTCGAGGTGGTTGGTATCAGTTGGTCCCTTGCAGGCCTTGAAACAAGGTCGAGGCTCCATGTAGCTCCGCAATCTGGCATTCAGCCGCaatcactctctcctcgagatCCGTGTGCCTttcctggtactcccttacctccgcccGAGCGGCAGTAAGGTTCTCGATGATTTGGTCCATGGGATAGAAGTCTCTTTCCAAATCCCTAGTACGTGCATCAATGGCTTCTGCAACAACGTTGAGATCCCGAACTCGATCTGCCATTTCCCTATTCTAGTCCCCCAGGTTCGTGATTTGCTAGACCATGatagggagggctctgtcagccggtcccccaTGACTGAGGTTGTAGTAACCCCGTTGATCGCCAAATAGAAATCGTTGTCATTGTTGATggctccacctctcgatcattGTTTCCCAATGGGGCTCAGGCTTGTTGTAGCCAAAACGGTTCGTAGGCACCCTGGCGATGTAAGGAGAGTTGATGATTTCTAGTTCCTCCTTCggctcctcctcttcttcttcttcctccaatTCTTTTTCGAGTTCTTCTTCGtcaatttcttcttcctcttcaggttcttcttcttcttcggccTCTTTGGGGTCTTCCTCGGGTTCCTCCTCGAATACTTCCTTGGGATCCTCTTCCGGTTCTGATTCTATCCAACCACCGTTTTCTTGGTTCGGaaagtagggatctcctggtaaatgaaATCTTGCCATGacgtctgtacgagaatagggttgtAAGAGGCACATAATGAATCTAGAAATATTGTGCTTTAGTGCATAAAatgctcctatagtattttaaatgttttgtttGATTCTCAGATAAATTCTTGTATGGGAGTTGGTAGGTTGATagacttgttgtccactatgacTATCCCCCAGCATATACTAGTCACTTCTCGGATAAATattgttgatcaggctatattcctcCCAGACTTGATTGCATGTCCCAAGGCATAATTATAGTGCAAAACTCCTCTATTTTTATCTTTCGCATTTTCCTTAGACGTGACACTATACCGACATGCATGTATGTACTTATACTTTTCATAAgaataacattttatttttaaaagtataattgtaggGAAAACATTTAGTCAAAGAATCTTagtccctttgtgtttatagtttgtatatcttatatggtttgatatactatgttcactataaacaatgcttttataccaatctgtcacacccctaaaccaaggatggcggaaacgtccgggggtgggaatgacttcatgtacagtatcataacaacgagtataatcgtgaccaaagcaaacacaaccatcataaatataattgaaaaagttacaccattgtattaattacatgtttcaaaatcaattacattatgatgtcaAAAGGTATTAATTGATGTCTttgcgtcccatcctcaaaagcaatTGGTTACATgtttcactggtttcctgagaatacaagtagttttgaaagagtgtcaacaattaagttggtgagttcataagcttttgaatgtAGTGTTTGAGAATCTTTGATTGTAAATGTAACGTATACTCAAGATAattccgatattttctttataaaatgttatgtactcttaaatcccaagaccgaaTGTATGAGTGTGTTTTGTAATTGTAACAAAGTATGCAGTTTGCGatagataaaacccctttttaaaATAGAATCTTCCGTAAACTTTAAGTGTTGTTAACTCTCTATGTGAGTCACTATAACCATACTACAACTGGATGACCTGATACAATGTTCTTCAGACGTtagaaatgttatgacatttttcacccgtagacctgcaggtcccactgtagcttgCAGCAAAGTGCGGGGTGTCAAactcaatatagatctatatacaattatgacgctctccctacaagagactctggttataacatACAGGAATTTTAACCCTTATACTAAGAGTACAATTGAAGAATTTTCTCACAACTTACTTTAACAAGTTTACATGTGGTTCGAATGTAAAGCCTTTTCTGTGGTGGGAGTAACTCCCCTTTTTATGTAGAATGTTTGTAATGTagaatccataaactatacctattatagtttattgcaCATGTTTGTATTGAATGAAAACCTTAATCATCAATGACTAATTTCTGTTTATAATGATAAACTAACGAGAAATACATTCAACATTTAGAAACTTATTGTTAtgcaccttgctcaacatgttataaGGTGAAGGTTAATATTGTAAGTTGTTTAATTAACTTTTAacttttctgcactgttttagtaAATTCACAGAAacatcatacgaagtcgaaaattgaatccgtaaactctgagagtttataaaatgtatctagtttattcataatttttattatgatttttagaagtctctaACTTGTATGAAAATGCTCATATTCATAGAATGGTCCGAATttgtttctgaaatgataggcagttttgtaaaaatcaccataaattgtagaaaaattgtatggacatgtgcaagtagtcattagaaaggcaTAAACATGAACTACTTgcatattaaacagttttgaaagatattaatttTAGGATggccaaaacagtccgtgaataggactcaacttttctttGAAAAGCTGAAGTATGAGTTTGAGTGATGTTAAggtgatttaacttgtatcccccccccccctaaaacatgaagaaaacatgaaaatgtgggggtatgaactcaccttgattgATTTTCTGATATGAATGTAGAAGAAGAgaggtttccaagtcaagaataCTTGGGaggtgcttgaagatttgaagattctaggcacaaatatgacgatatttgtgtaagagATCTATGCTTTGAGTGAAGAAGTGTAGAGTATTCAAGTTTAGGATGAAGATACTTACCGAAACTAGAGGAGAGTGCTCAAGAACAGCCTTGAAATctcgagtttagagagagaaagtgagagagaaatgagTTTGTTTTTGGTAAGAAGAATGAATATTTTGGGAGGAGAGATAAGGATTTTCCAGCCTTTGATAAGGTAATATGCTAGAGAAGAGTGTGAGAGGACAAATAGTTGACCAGATAGAGATGAATAGTGACTGGAGGTTGTCATAGGGTGGGTATGGGAGGTAGCTTGTGTCATTACTTTATGGGGAAGTCAACACTCAAAACCAATATCTTGCACAAAAGATATTATTCTTAGATAAAGGTTTCCCTCAAAATGTGATTAAAATATGCATATATAaggtcttatatgtcaaaatataagtttgggtgaaaatcccacgttaaaatcatgaaaaacgagCTTAAAACGCGAAACTACTCGAAAACCGGGATCAAGAGGCGAACCTGCGAAGTTTTGAGGGTCATAACCGAGGGTTcggtccaagaagcttgagacCCAAAGGTAGGTGGGCCGAAAGTGATCTTCGGACCGAAGGGTGATTCAGGGCCGAAGGTTGATCCGGACCGAAAGTGAGTTCGGTTCTTAAGAGCGATTTTGGTCCTAGGCAGGTTCGGTCCTAAT includes:
- the LOC111913818 gene encoding uncharacterized protein LOC111913818, translated to MARFHLPGDPYFPNQENGGWIESEPEEDPKEVFEEEPEEDPKEAEEEEEPEEEEEIDEEELEKELEEEEEEEEPKEELEIINSPYIARVPTNRFGYNKPEPHWETMIERWSHQQ